Proteins encoded in a region of the Deltaproteobacteria bacterium genome:
- a CDS encoding XRE family transcriptional regulator — MPVNREELGRRLNEAREACGLTQENVGRQFNLSRSTIAQMELGNRAVTSLELDRLAFLYGKDIRHFLSEEVVEGDVMTVLFRAHPELRSDEPMMDALRLTLAIGRELSGLEELLEVERDVLVPAVYPMKAPKTRWEAIQQGTGVASEERRRLDLGDDPIQDIAEVMESGGVRTGEVPLSDDISGLTVDGPDVGILVVVNKEHPRIRQRFSFAHEYAHVLLDRDRPTVSRTSEREDLREVRANAFAAAFLMPEEGVRRYVGGFGKGRQSRVTADVYDGESVLRVQHRTMPGTQDLQIYDLVQLAHHFGVSEIATLYRVRNMKPPLVTEAEFERLKLIVESGRPREIRSGLGLPEPEEYWRRREFRHRFLALGLEAYRRDRISRSKLLEIARLVDLPTDAIKRLIDDSGVESSRDRDASVSGG; from the coding sequence ATGCCGGTGAACCGGGAAGAATTGGGACGTCGCCTGAATGAAGCCCGGGAGGCGTGCGGGCTCACTCAGGAAAACGTTGGGCGGCAGTTCAACCTCTCGCGGTCGACCATCGCCCAGATGGAGCTGGGAAATCGAGCGGTCACAAGTCTGGAATTGGACCGGCTGGCATTCCTCTACGGGAAGGACATTCGGCACTTCCTTTCCGAAGAAGTCGTCGAAGGGGACGTCATGACCGTACTGTTCCGGGCTCATCCCGAATTGCGGAGTGACGAACCCATGATGGACGCGCTTCGGCTGACCTTGGCCATTGGCCGGGAGCTTTCCGGCCTCGAAGAACTCCTTGAAGTGGAGCGGGATGTCCTGGTTCCAGCGGTCTACCCGATGAAAGCGCCGAAGACCAGGTGGGAAGCGATTCAGCAGGGAACCGGCGTGGCTTCGGAGGAACGCCGTCGGCTGGATCTTGGCGACGATCCGATTCAGGACATTGCCGAGGTGATGGAGAGCGGGGGGGTGCGAACCGGCGAGGTTCCCCTTTCGGACGATATCTCGGGATTGACCGTAGACGGTCCGGATGTCGGAATCCTCGTGGTCGTCAACAAAGAGCATCCGCGGATCCGCCAACGGTTTTCCTTCGCCCACGAATATGCCCACGTCCTTCTCGACCGCGATCGCCCGACCGTGAGTCGAACTTCGGAACGGGAGGATCTTCGTGAGGTTCGCGCGAATGCATTCGCCGCCGCCTTCCTGATGCCCGAGGAAGGTGTTCGCCGATATGTGGGCGGATTCGGAAAGGGCCGGCAGAGCCGGGTGACTGCCGACGTGTACGACGGGGAAAGTGTCCTCCGGGTACAGCACCGCACAATGCCGGGAACCCAGGACCTTCAGATCTACGACCTTGTTCAGCTTGCGCACCATTTTGGAGTGAGCGAGATCGCAACCCTCTATCGGGTGCGGAACATGAAACCCCCATTGGTGACCGAGGCCGAATTCGAACGGCTCAAGTTGATCGTGGAGTCGGGGCGGCCCAGGGAGATCCGTTCCGGGCTGGGTCTTCCGGAGCCCGAGGAATATTGGCGTCGCAGGGAATTCCGGCACCGCTTTCTGGCACTTGGGCTGGAAGCGTACCGTCGGGATCGGATCAGCCGCTCCAAGCTCCTTGAAATAGCCCGCTTGGTGGATCTGCCGACGGATGCGATAAAGCGACTGATCGACGATTCCGGGGTCGAGTCGAGCCGGGACCGTGATGCTTCGGTTTCCGGGGGCTGA
- a CDS encoding helix-turn-helix domain-containing protein, whose amino-acid sequence MTKRKAASRILEAVHETAGGLHQAGFIDKRRMREYDALCLAPVPDYSSKKIRALRERYKLSQAVLASVLNTSLSTIRQWEIGEKHPSGPSLKLLDLLDRKGLETLI is encoded by the coding sequence ATGACCAAACGTAAAGCGGCAAGCCGGATTCTGGAAGCGGTTCACGAAACCGCCGGCGGGCTCCACCAGGCAGGGTTCATCGACAAGCGCCGGATGCGCGAGTACGACGCCCTGTGCCTTGCCCCGGTGCCCGACTATTCGAGCAAGAAAATTCGCGCCTTGCGGGAGCGCTACAAATTGAGCCAAGCCGTGCTGGCATCGGTGCTGAACACAAGCTTGTCGACGATCCGTCAGTGGGAGATCGGAGAAAAACATCCCAGCGGCCCGTCACTCAAGTTGCTCGACCTGCTCGACCGCAAGGGGCTTGAGACGCTGATCTGA
- a CDS encoding type II toxin-antitoxin system RelE/ParE family toxin yields MGRVFKTRHFLRWMRKTELSDPALCQAVVEMKQGLIDADLGGGIVKKRLALPGRGKSGGARTLVATNRGNRWIFLFGFEKNDRANVTTKELEALQKIASDLLKLTPKDLDALVAQGELQEICYDDQT; encoded by the coding sequence ATGGGAAGAGTATTCAAAACGCGCCATTTCTTGCGCTGGATGCGCAAGACAGAGCTGTCCGATCCGGCGCTCTGCCAAGCCGTCGTCGAAATGAAACAGGGGCTTATCGATGCGGATCTTGGGGGCGGGATCGTCAAGAAACGGCTGGCGTTGCCCGGACGAGGCAAAAGCGGCGGGGCGCGGACTCTGGTGGCCACAAACAGAGGAAACCGTTGGATCTTCCTCTTCGGTTTCGAGAAAAACGACCGGGCCAATGTGACAACCAAGGAATTGGAGGCATTGCAAAAGATCGCCTCCGACCTCCTGAAATTGACACCGAAGGACCTTGACGCTCTCGTGGCGCAAGGGGAGTTACAGGAGATTTGCTATGATGACCAAACGTAA